GAATCAGCCGTCTTCACCGTCTTTTGTTCAGGTTTACTATCCACTTTCAGTGTTTGTCCTCCTTGTTCTCCAGCTGTACGGACAGCTTTCAAAGAGTCTTCCATATAGCGTTTCTCGTTTTCCATACGCTGCTGCTCAAAACGTTTTTCATAGTTAACCTTCTCCAATGAGTCACGACGCATCTTGTCAGCAACCTTATTGGCCTCATTGATACTGTCACCTCGAAGTTTAGCTGTAGCCAATGCTATACGATAGTCATTGTCAACCAGAATACGTTTCTTGTATTTGTTAGCCACTTTCGGCCCGAAATGATAAATCAGTGATGCCCGCAGAACATCTGTCGAAGCTGCATAAACTAACGGAGAGAATGTAAGTTTATAACCATCCTCAGGTTTTGTCGTTGTATATTCATAACGGTTACCGTTGCGTACACGTTCATACTCCTTATATTTTGCAAATACGAGTCCGGCATTCACACCCAAATCAAGATCCAGACAACTGCCATTCATATAAGCATAGAGCTGACGAACATAACCAAAGGAGAGTCCGCCAAAAAACGAACTACCCCTACGCCCCGTCGCTTTCAACTTAATATCGAAAGCATTTGCACCAACATAGACACCCCAATAAAATACATCTTTAGGTTTCTTCCCATGCCAGTATTTCCTC
The nucleotide sequence above comes from Segatella oris. Encoded proteins:
- a CDS encoding DUF3575 domain-containing protein is translated as MNHSKVCRWAFCLLFVQLFFVAPTDAQQLYYNKVDTLTLGQRFNIRTNTVDWLAMTPNVGAEFTLGNKNWSKWTIGLQGRLNWKEQSKETPYHVYDLYDGRLQLRKYWHGKKPKDVFYWGVYVGANAFDIKLKATGRRGSSFFGGLSFGYVRQLYAYMNGSCLDLDLGVNAGLVFAKYKEYERVRNGNRYEYTTTKPEDGYKLTFSPLVYAASTDVLRASLIYHFGPKVANKYKKRILVDNDYRIALATAKLRGDSINEANKVADKMRRDSLEKVNYEKRFEQQRMENEKRYMEDSLKAVRTAGEQGGQTLKVDSKPEQKTVKTADSIVSVNMLKLVKEPMINRRKQMAMLRLQENSLYKGVTLVTFSDLLLPKQQRYGKGTKYA